One window of the Pedobacter ginsengisoli genome contains the following:
- a CDS encoding carboxypeptidase-like regulatory domain-containing protein — MEITGKVIDAQSNQPLSGATVYLDHTTKATISSDSGSFVLKNIPSGNYKLIVSYIGYNSAFADLSENNIPNLIVELTPGVKLLDEVAITANPNWQEYFLLFKMFFLGKGGQYCTIKNPKTLSFDHNDTSYVLTAQAGKPLIIENQALGYRIYYELNSFVHYAGRTSYSGYTRFEEMTAANSKEQKKWKSNREKAYLGSSVHFMRSLVNKTSKEEGFVMKKLVKANLRKSEENEFKSTDTIVTMQWNGRNYFAKDTTVLSGAGSLISRSKVGYDLLYPEELPYDSVVTANLNGNYKLSFNNSLFVIYKKKKNVTSILTMLTPETFVDTHGNLANPQAVLHEGYWATLRIADQLPFDYLPDKD, encoded by the coding sequence ATGGAAATAACAGGAAAGGTAATTGATGCTCAGAGTAATCAGCCGCTTTCTGGGGCGACGGTATATCTTGACCATACCACTAAAGCTACGATTAGTTCTGATAGTGGAAGCTTTGTGCTAAAAAATATTCCATCAGGAAATTATAAGTTAATTGTATCCTATATTGGCTATAATTCAGCGTTTGCTGACTTGAGCGAAAATAATATACCCAATTTAATTGTTGAGCTTACTCCTGGAGTGAAATTACTTGATGAAGTGGCGATAACAGCAAATCCAAATTGGCAGGAATATTTTCTGCTTTTTAAAATGTTTTTCTTGGGAAAAGGGGGGCAGTACTGCACAATCAAAAATCCTAAAACACTGTCTTTTGATCATAATGACACTTCCTATGTTTTAACTGCACAAGCGGGAAAGCCCCTAATTATTGAAAATCAGGCGTTGGGGTATAGGATATATTATGAGTTAAATTCTTTTGTTCACTATGCCGGCCGAACCTCGTATTCTGGTTATACCCGTTTTGAGGAAATGACCGCTGCAAATAGCAAGGAACAAAAGAAATGGAAATCCAACAGAGAGAAAGCATATTTAGGTTCTTCAGTACATTTTATGCGCTCGCTGGTAAATAAAACCTCAAAAGAAGAAGGGTTTGTGATGAAAAAACTAGTCAAAGCTAATTTACGAAAATCAGAGGAAAACGAGTTCAAATCAACTGATACCATAGTCACTATGCAATGGAATGGAAGAAATTATTTTGCCAAAGATACAACGGTTCTCTCAGGAGCAGGCAGTTTAATAAGTAGAAGTAAAGTGGGATATGATTTGCTTTATCCTGAAGAGTTGCCGTATGATAGTGTTGTGACCGCTAATCTCAATGGCAACTACAAACTTTCTTTCAACAATTCCCTATTTGTTATTTACAAGAAGAAAAAAAATGTAACATCTATTTTAACAATGTTAACTCCTGAAACTTTTGTGGATACTCATGGAAACTTGGCAAACCCGCAAGCCGTACTACATGAGGGTTACTGGGCTACTTTACGTATTGCTGATCAATTACCCTTTGATTATTTGCCAGATAAGGATTGA
- a CDS encoding vanadium-dependent haloperoxidase produces MKLYLFLFIFCISTCANAQWRKNENDAFPLHRSQKALSDIIVSDIFSPPVASRIFVYANIAAYEIQVKNNNQFQSLKGQLNGFNGIPNADKKQISYSVAATYAYWQVAKRLVFADQVALDSLNSILSWYKIKGYPDTLIQNSILYGKKVSDSVLKWVDQDQYKETRKLRRYTIVKAEGNWAPTPPGYMAAVEPYWNKIRPLCMKTADQFKPSPPPTYNKDKKSEFYMDANEVYLIGKNLSKEQLDVAKFWDCNPFFLNVNGHMNYATKKISPGAHWISIAGIACKMKNFNYAQSCFAYTSTCIALFDAFISCWDEKYRSNYIRPETFINSNMDENWQPILQTPPFPEYPSGHSVASTSAAYVLTKIFGDNFKFQDDTEVDFGLPIRGFTSFDQAAKEAAISRLYGGIHYRPAIENGQIQGRSIGEYQMENVKMKKSM; encoded by the coding sequence ATGAAACTATATTTGTTTTTATTTATTTTCTGCATTTCCACCTGCGCCAATGCACAATGGCGCAAGAACGAAAATGATGCATTTCCTTTGCATAGATCGCAGAAAGCACTTTCAGATATTATTGTAAGCGATATATTTTCTCCGCCAGTTGCGAGCAGAATATTTGTTTATGCAAATATTGCCGCATACGAAATTCAGGTAAAGAATAATAACCAGTTTCAATCCTTAAAAGGACAATTGAATGGCTTTAATGGAATTCCAAATGCCGACAAAAAACAAATTAGCTATTCAGTAGCAGCTACCTACGCATATTGGCAGGTTGCAAAACGGCTTGTATTTGCCGATCAGGTAGCTTTAGATAGTTTAAACAGTATCCTCTCGTGGTATAAAATAAAAGGATATCCTGATACCTTAATTCAAAACTCAATTTTATATGGTAAAAAGGTGTCAGATTCTGTTTTAAAATGGGTAGATCAGGATCAGTATAAAGAAACACGTAAATTACGACGTTATACCATTGTCAAAGCAGAGGGTAATTGGGCACCAACTCCCCCCGGTTATATGGCAGCTGTTGAGCCCTATTGGAATAAAATAAGGCCATTGTGTATGAAAACTGCAGATCAATTTAAACCCTCACCGCCTCCCACTTATAATAAGGATAAGAAGAGTGAGTTTTACATGGATGCAAATGAGGTTTATCTGATCGGTAAAAACCTAAGTAAGGAACAATTGGATGTTGCTAAATTTTGGGATTGTAATCCTTTCTTTTTGAATGTAAATGGGCATATGAATTATGCTACAAAAAAAATATCACCCGGTGCACATTGGATTTCTATTGCTGGTATTGCCTGCAAAATGAAAAACTTTAATTATGCTCAAAGTTGCTTTGCATATACATCCACCTGCATTGCGCTATTTGATGCATTTATTAGTTGCTGGGACGAAAAATACAGGAGCAATTATATCCGGCCAGAAACATTCATAAACTCTAATATGGATGAAAATTGGCAACCAATTTTGCAAACACCTCCATTCCCGGAATACCCTAGCGGACATAGTGTTGCATCAACATCTGCTGCCTATGTTTTAACTAAAATATTTGGAGACAATTTTAAGTTTCAAGACGATACAGAGGTCGATTTTGGACTGCCAATAAGAGGTTTCACTTCCTTTGATCAGGCCGCTAAAGAAGCAGCCATTAGTAGGCTTTATGGAGGTATCCATTATAGACCGGCTATTGAAAATGGCCAAATTCAAGGAAGAAGTATTGGTGAATATCAAATGGAAAATGTTAAAATGAAAAAATCCATGTAG
- a CDS encoding VCBS repeat-containing protein, whose protein sequence is MKIRIWLSALFFSALAAVGNKANGQQSLFTLLPAKETNISFVNKVIETDSLHVMNYEYLYNGSGVGVADFNGDGLPDIFFSANSGDYKLYLNKGNLKFEDITNKAGVRGNGTWATGVSIADVNGDGLPDIYVCHSGKFRDDKLKNELFINQGIKGGIPVFKNMAEAYGLDAVGTQSTQAVFFDYDNDGDLDMFLLNHSNQTYKPFLNTKKVRSTPNMKYGNRLFRNDSKNNQPHFVDVTLTSGIVNNALNFGLSVAVSDLNNDGWPDIYTSSDYTEQDCLYINNKNGTFSESIRKSIKHISKYSMGSDIADYNNDGRPDIITLDMLPENNRRQKLLKGPDEYDQYHLLLDSGYYNQQMRNMLHLNEGVAADGSLRFSEIGQLAGVSNTDWSWASLFADFDNDGWKDLFISNGYLRDFTDMDFLKYTVANAQKESLKQGNLNFQTFDLVKKMPSNKISNYIFSNNHDLTFTNKTAEWGVSEPSVSNGAAYADLDNDGDLDLIVCNINSPVMVYRNNSELLKSNYLKVNLIGTGLNTAAIGAKIYVKTNDNLQFQEKYVVRGYQSSVSQTNCFGLGKNTKIDYVKVIWPDGKESLVENVQSNQTLTINQKEAGTKKENTIKTKPLFVDNTLESGLKFKHNENDFIDFKVETLLPYQLSKFGPASATADINKDGIDDIFIGGAIGQAGQLFLGNKEGTYSLSSSQPWDEDKASEDVNAVFFDANGDGAPDLWVVSGGNEYDENSPEYQDRLYLNDGKGIFHKAKDALPKMWGSKQAISVADFDKDGDLDVFVGGMSKPGSFPLCSKSYLLRNESKGGEVKFIDVTNQLSPDLENAGMVVSACWQDLNKDGYPELLIGGDWMPLKKFSNDKGVLRYDKDSGLENSDGMWSKIVPMDVNNDGAIDFVAGNCGLNNQFKVSGKQPMTIFASDFNNDGVLDPIMCYYIQGENYPMASRDELLDQMVQLKKRFLNYSSYSDITIDKLYTPEQLSKSQQFYCKELETSILLNDGTGKFTIKKLPIEAQFSRAWGIVIDDFNKDGKEDILLSGNFYPYRVQLGQVDASLGLLLIGDGKGNFKPVAPYDSGLYIDGDVRNMIEIKGDTKKIIVVKNNDNVQLLKAAN, encoded by the coding sequence ATGAAAATAAGGATATGGCTATCAGCACTTTTTTTCTCAGCGCTAGCTGCGGTTGGCAACAAAGCTAATGGGCAACAGTCTTTATTTACTTTATTGCCTGCAAAAGAAACAAATATCAGTTTTGTAAATAAAGTAATTGAAACGGATTCGTTACATGTTATGAACTATGAGTATTTGTATAACGGATCCGGGGTTGGAGTAGCTGATTTTAATGGTGATGGTTTACCCGACATATTTTTTTCAGCAAATTCTGGAGATTATAAATTATACCTTAATAAGGGTAATTTGAAGTTTGAAGATATTACCAATAAAGCAGGTGTAAGAGGGAATGGTACATGGGCAACAGGGGTAAGTATTGCCGATGTAAACGGAGATGGTTTGCCGGATATATATGTTTGTCATTCCGGGAAATTTCGTGATGATAAACTCAAAAATGAACTGTTTATAAATCAGGGAATAAAAGGCGGCATACCTGTTTTTAAAAACATGGCCGAAGCTTATGGTCTTGATGCAGTAGGAACTCAATCTACGCAGGCAGTTTTTTTTGATTACGACAATGATGGCGATTTAGACATGTTCTTACTAAATCATTCTAATCAAACTTATAAACCGTTCTTAAATACCAAAAAGGTACGATCTACCCCAAATATGAAATATGGGAACCGTTTATTTAGAAATGATTCAAAAAATAATCAACCACATTTTGTTGATGTAACCTTAACCTCGGGCATTGTAAACAATGCTTTAAATTTTGGACTAAGCGTAGCTGTAAGCGATTTGAATAATGACGGCTGGCCTGATATTTATACTTCAAGTGATTACACCGAACAAGATTGCCTTTACATTAATAACAAAAACGGGACTTTTTCTGAAAGTATCAGGAAATCAATAAAGCACATCTCAAAATATTCAATGGGTTCAGACATTGCCGACTATAACAATGACGGTAGACCTGATATCATTACCCTGGATATGCTGCCAGAGAATAACCGCAGACAAAAACTGCTTAAAGGCCCTGATGAATATGATCAATATCATCTATTACTTGACAGTGGCTATTATAACCAGCAAATGAGAAATATGTTACATTTAAATGAAGGTGTAGCAGCCGATGGTAGCCTTCGTTTTAGTGAAATAGGTCAGTTGGCAGGTGTCTCTAATACTGATTGGAGTTGGGCTTCTCTATTTGCTGATTTTGATAATGATGGCTGGAAAGATTTATTTATATCTAATGGCTATTTAAGAGATTTTACTGATATGGATTTCTTAAAGTATACCGTTGCCAATGCACAAAAAGAATCACTTAAACAGGGAAATTTAAACTTTCAAACATTTGATCTGGTAAAAAAAATGCCCTCAAATAAAATCTCTAATTATATTTTTTCCAACAATCATGATTTAACTTTTACCAACAAAACAGCAGAGTGGGGCGTTTCTGAGCCTTCCGTTTCAAATGGTGCCGCCTATGCCGATTTAGATAACGACGGTGATCTGGACTTAATTGTTTGCAACATAAATTCACCTGTAATGGTGTATAGGAATAATTCAGAATTGCTAAAATCGAACTATTTAAAAGTTAATCTTATCGGCACCGGGTTAAACACCGCAGCTATAGGTGCTAAAATTTATGTTAAAACAAACGATAATCTGCAGTTTCAGGAAAAGTATGTAGTACGTGGTTATCAATCCAGTGTAAGTCAAACAAATTGTTTTGGTTTGGGTAAAAACACTAAAATAGATTATGTTAAAGTAATTTGGCCAGATGGTAAAGAGAGTCTTGTTGAAAATGTACAATCGAACCAGACATTAACAATTAATCAGAAAGAGGCAGGAACCAAAAAAGAAAATACCATTAAAACAAAACCTCTATTTGTAGATAATACGTTAGAATCGGGGTTAAAGTTTAAACATAACGAAAATGATTTTATAGACTTTAAAGTCGAAACGCTTTTACCTTATCAGCTATCAAAATTCGGCCCGGCGTCAGCTACTGCCGATATTAACAAAGATGGAATAGACGACATTTTTATAGGAGGGGCAATTGGGCAGGCGGGTCAATTATTCTTAGGTAATAAAGAAGGAACCTATAGTCTCTCATCAAGTCAGCCTTGGGATGAGGACAAAGCCAGTGAAGATGTGAATGCAGTTTTCTTTGATGCAAATGGCGATGGGGCCCCAGATTTATGGGTAGTAAGCGGTGGGAACGAATACGATGAGAATTCACCTGAATATCAGGATCGATTATATCTAAATGATGGGAAAGGCATTTTTCATAAAGCCAAAGATGCATTGCCAAAAATGTGGGGTAGCAAACAGGCCATTAGTGTTGCCGACTTTGATAAAGATGGCGATTTAGATGTTTTTGTTGGCGGAATGAGTAAGCCCGGCTCTTTCCCGTTATGCAGTAAAAGTTATTTGTTGCGTAATGAATCTAAGGGAGGAGAAGTAAAGTTTATCGATGTTACCAACCAACTTTCTCCTGATTTAGAGAACGCTGGTATGGTTGTTTCAGCTTGTTGGCAGGATTTAAATAAAGATGGCTATCCGGAATTGTTAATAGGGGGAGATTGGATGCCTCTAAAAAAATTCAGTAATGACAAAGGAGTTTTAAGATATGACAAAGACTCTGGTTTAGAAAATTCAGACGGCATGTGGAGTAAAATTGTGCCTATGGATGTGAATAATGATGGGGCAATTGATTTTGTAGCAGGTAACTGTGGTTTAAATAATCAATTTAAAGTGAGTGGTAAGCAACCAATGACCATTTTTGCTTCAGATTTTAATAATGATGGCGTGTTAGATCCAATTATGTGTTATTACATTCAGGGAGAAAACTATCCAATGGCATCCAGAGATGAACTGCTTGATCAGATGGTTCAATTAAAAAAGCGATTTTTAAATTACAGCTCCTACTCTGATATAACAATAGATAAGCTGTATACGCCAGAGCAGTTGAGCAAAAGTCAGCAATTTTACTGTAAAGAGCTCGAAACATCAATTTTATTAAATGATGGAACCGGAAAATTTACCATTAAAAAACTTCCAATCGAAGCGCAATTTTCAAGAGCATGGGGCATCGTTATAGATGATTTCAATAAGGACGGAAAAGAGGATATCCTTTTATCCGGAAATTTTTATCCCTATCGGGTTCAGCTTGGTCAGGTAGATGCCAGTTTAGGTTTACTTTTAATTGGAGATGGCAAAGGCAATTTTAAACCAGTTGCTCCATACGATTCGGGATTATATATTGATGGCGACGTTAGAAATATGATTGAGATTAAAGGAGATACCAAAAAAATTATTGTTGTTAAAAATAATGATAACGTTCAGCTTTTAAAGGCTGCCAATTAA
- a CDS encoding calcium-binding protein has translation MLSKIFTIAIGVFICTNNVNAQKITYYKDVAPIIQNKCQSCHRPGESAPFSLLTYEDVAKRASFIKKVTQSGYMPPWKPDNHYRLFKNDRSLTNEEKLTIAKWVDDKMPMGNMSKAPKEGVKTYIEGTQYSRKPDLVLQTIKPFKVIGDNKERFIVFKIPFDIGTENNVEAMEFFSSNKKVIHHANFAIHPVADDIDIKQGADYLNLTEDDRTKYSQYFPFKKTMTYYGGWIPGTSYESYPNNFGWVMPKRGVILLTVHFAPVSKDEDIVSGVNFFFKKTPIERKVEVISLGSAGVGESSIEPYFFIPADSVRKFELKITTPQDQSLLYIWPHMHYLGKIFKSYAVTPEKDTIQLVSIPSWDFRWQEIYQFKSLVKIPKGSVLTIEGTYDNTKSNPNNPSNPPRNVYSANDMKSTDEMMTMLLVFLPYKENDEKIELK, from the coding sequence ATGCTATCAAAAATTTTCACCATTGCAATTGGCGTATTCATTTGTACAAATAATGTAAATGCCCAAAAAATAACTTATTATAAAGATGTTGCACCCATTATTCAAAATAAGTGTCAGTCCTGCCATAGGCCCGGAGAGTCAGCTCCATTTTCTTTATTAACCTACGAAGATGTTGCAAAAAGAGCCTCTTTTATTAAAAAGGTAACACAATCGGGTTATATGCCACCTTGGAAACCGGATAACCATTACAGATTATTTAAGAATGACAGATCATTAACGAATGAAGAAAAACTTACTATAGCCAAATGGGTTGACGACAAAATGCCTATGGGCAATATGAGTAAAGCACCAAAAGAAGGTGTTAAAACTTATATTGAAGGCACTCAGTATTCCAGGAAACCTGATCTTGTTTTGCAAACAATTAAACCATTTAAAGTTATTGGCGATAATAAAGAACGGTTTATTGTTTTTAAAATCCCTTTTGATATTGGCACTGAAAATAATGTAGAAGCAATGGAGTTCTTTTCATCCAATAAAAAAGTAATACATCACGCCAACTTTGCAATTCACCCTGTAGCAGATGATATTGATATTAAACAGGGTGCCGATTATTTAAATTTAACGGAAGATGACAGGACCAAATACTCACAGTATTTTCCGTTTAAAAAAACAATGACCTATTACGGAGGATGGATACCGGGAACATCTTATGAATCTTATCCCAATAATTTTGGATGGGTTATGCCTAAACGGGGCGTTATATTATTAACCGTACATTTTGCCCCGGTTTCCAAAGATGAAGACATTGTTTCTGGAGTAAATTTCTTTTTCAAAAAAACACCAATTGAACGAAAAGTAGAAGTAATTAGCTTAGGCTCTGCAGGCGTAGGCGAAAGCTCTATCGAACCATATTTTTTCATTCCTGCTGATTCAGTAAGAAAGTTTGAATTAAAAATTACCACGCCTCAAGATCAATCCTTATTATACATCTGGCCACATATGCATTACCTGGGTAAGATATTTAAATCATATGCAGTAACACCAGAAAAAGATACTATACAGCTCGTTTCAATCCCATCCTGGGATTTTAGATGGCAAGAAATTTATCAGTTTAAGAGTTTAGTGAAAATCCCCAAAGGCTCTGTGTTAACAATAGAGGGTACTTACGATAATACAAAGAGTAACCCCAACAATCCCAGTAATCCACCCCGAAATGTTTATTCGGCCAATGATATGAAATCTACCGATGAGATGATGACTATGTTGCTTGTGTTTTTGCCCTATAAAGAAAACGACGAAAAGATAGAATTGAAGTAA
- a CDS encoding redoxin domain-containing protein: protein MKLFIVRLSFLLSIAIFPVFIKAQEKMISPAKIKSIKLIDLNGKAGQINLSTPVVFVFLSPECPLCKNYLPGLVKLQNANKGISFYGIIPGASYSLKEINELKNEYGINFNLLTDRGKQLSKYLGATTTPEVFLINKMGAITYNGLIDNWASSLGQKRLVITEKYLEQAIKDLSDGKQTFKKTIPVGCLINDI, encoded by the coding sequence ATGAAGTTATTTATTGTTCGATTAAGTTTTTTGCTCTCCATAGCCATTTTTCCGGTTTTTATAAAAGCTCAGGAAAAGATGATATCTCCTGCAAAAATAAAGTCGATTAAATTAATTGATTTGAATGGTAAAGCAGGCCAGATTAATTTAAGTACACCAGTAGTCTTTGTGTTTTTAAGTCCAGAATGTCCTTTATGCAAAAATTATCTACCTGGTTTGGTAAAACTTCAAAATGCTAATAAAGGCATCAGTTTTTATGGCATAATTCCCGGCGCCAGTTATTCATTAAAGGAAATAAACGAGCTTAAAAATGAATATGGCATCAACTTCAATCTATTAACAGACAGAGGTAAACAATTATCAAAATATTTAGGGGCAACTACTACGCCTGAAGTTTTTTTAATCAATAAAATGGGGGCAATAACCTATAACGGCCTAATTGATAACTGGGCTTCATCGCTCGGACAAAAGCGGTTGGTGATTACCGAAAAATATCTGGAGCAAGCCATAAAGGACTTGTCAGATGGTAAACAAACATTTAAAAAAACTATTCCTGTTGGATGCCTAATTAACGATATATAA
- a CDS encoding SusD/RagB family nutrient-binding outer membrane lipoprotein yields MKIINKAKYFFLMGSTLLAMSGCKKESFVKANLNPNTLYEVKPEDQFLRAAVGSQDDFEYFADVYRAANLWMQYSTLATGNGLNFNNVGSQFNTRYGKIFYGRLGPALADGIKNIESMPDADKNARVHMKAISQILLSYYAFYVSDINGSIPYTQAFQARYGGTTTPVYDTQQQVFAKVDEELKAAVTTLKTATAGQISLGGNDPYFNGDATSWAKAANALRLKIAIRLMKVDPAKMKSIATDVLADPVQMANANDSWMLKVGPSYADAGGNFNPGNFAAGKPVLDFLVAKGDPRLAIYYRPNAAGNYVGSFTSPDEAKLPANAPLYATLDNLSQLQHRLFTPNYNENDGQGAGKGKGFYPVLTYAEYCFIRADLAARGVTTDVAETWYKNGVYGSIQFYSDRAVDANVTGFTAVTTAAIDTYYNKAGVKFDAAKATDQIACQAYLDFFRQPLEAWAWWKRTGFPNTTTVLAWSELKANGTPLTLARRAGIDLLNTTNLNYANQQTAIAEMAKNPDFGSGPNDAFGRVWWDKK; encoded by the coding sequence ATGAAAATTATAAATAAAGCAAAATATTTTTTCCTGATGGGTTCAACCTTGCTTGCAATGAGCGGTTGTAAAAAGGAAAGCTTTGTAAAGGCAAATTTAAACCCTAATACACTATACGAAGTTAAGCCCGAAGATCAGTTTCTTAGAGCTGCAGTAGGGTCTCAGGATGATTTTGAGTACTTTGCAGATGTGTATCGTGCAGCAAACCTTTGGATGCAATACAGCACGCTAGCCACAGGAAACGGACTGAATTTTAATAATGTCGGTTCACAATTTAATACGCGTTATGGTAAAATATTTTATGGCAGATTAGGCCCGGCTTTAGCCGATGGTATAAAAAACATAGAATCAATGCCTGATGCTGATAAAAATGCAAGGGTACATATGAAAGCAATTTCACAAATACTCTTATCATATTATGCATTTTACGTGAGTGATATCAACGGAAGTATCCCATATACTCAAGCTTTTCAAGCAAGGTATGGTGGCACTACAACCCCAGTTTATGATACTCAGCAACAAGTATTTGCAAAAGTAGATGAAGAACTAAAAGCAGCTGTAACTACTTTGAAAACAGCAACTGCAGGCCAGATCAGTCTTGGTGGAAACGATCCATATTTCAATGGTGATGCTACAAGTTGGGCCAAAGCTGCAAACGCATTACGTTTGAAAATAGCTATTCGTTTAATGAAAGTTGATCCAGCCAAAATGAAATCAATTGCAACAGATGTACTAGCAGATCCAGTACAAATGGCAAACGCAAATGATTCATGGATGCTTAAGGTAGGACCATCATATGCTGACGCAGGCGGAAACTTTAACCCTGGAAATTTTGCAGCAGGTAAACCTGTGTTAGATTTTTTGGTTGCAAAAGGAGATCCTAGATTAGCTATATATTATCGTCCAAATGCAGCAGGAAATTATGTGGGAAGTTTTACCAGTCCAGACGAAGCAAAATTACCAGCAAATGCACCATTATATGCTACTTTAGATAATTTATCTCAGTTGCAACACAGGTTGTTTACACCTAACTATAATGAAAATGATGGCCAGGGTGCCGGTAAAGGTAAAGGATTTTACCCAGTACTTACTTACGCTGAGTATTGCTTTATACGTGCTGATCTTGCAGCCCGCGGTGTGACTACCGATGTTGCCGAAACATGGTATAAAAATGGTGTTTATGGATCTATTCAATTTTACAGCGATAGAGCGGTGGATGCGAATGTAACAGGTTTTACAGCTGTAACTACTGCTGCAATCGATACCTACTATAACAAAGCTGGAGTTAAATTTGATGCGGCAAAAGCTACTGATCAAATCGCTTGTCAGGCTTATTTAGATTTCTTCAGACAACCATTAGAAGCTTGGGCTTGGTGGAAAAGAACTGGTTTCCCTAATACTACAACAGTTTTAGCATGGTCTGAATTAAAGGCTAATGGAACACCACTAACTTTAGCACGTAGAGCAGGTATAGACTTGTTAAATACCACTAACTTAAACTACGCAAATCAGCAAACTGCAATTGCAGAAATGGCTAAAAATCCAGATTTTGGAAGCGGTCCAAATGATGCTTTTGGTCGTGTTTGGTGGGATAAAAAATAA